A region from the Nostoc sp. HK-01 genome encodes:
- a CDS encoding WD-40 repeat-containing protein has product MVLQNWRRKRGVVLTTRGLQKLQDAKRKSEAKENFGNSYTLEDISSLSGLHPSTISKVINREGGVDKKTLEKLFLVFNLQINESDYLSANNRLDWGDVTFLPVFYGRKEELLTLEQWILNERCQFVALLGMGGIGKTALSVKLAQQIQEDFEYVIWRSLREAPPVKAIITQLLQFLSDEQETEANLPESLSDRISRLIDYLRNHRCLLILDNAESILRYGSRAGKYREGYEGYGDLFRRLGEATHQSCLILTSREKPQEVALLEGEASPVHSLQLSGLKVVEGQEILKVKGLSAAEDEWKAMIESYGGNPLALKIVATTIEDVFAGNVTEFLQQNTVVFGDIRDILDQQFERLSDLEKEIMYWLAINCEPVTLSDLREDILSPVPPQKSLEALESLVRRSLVEKSTATFTLQPVVMEYVTQVLIERAYEEIITENIQLLRCHALMKANAKDYIRETQIRLILKPVIDGLLTVLRSKKGIENQLTKLIVKLRAEFPQEPGYTGGNILNLLCQLQTDLTGYDFSQLTVWQADLRNIKLHNVNFQNADLTKSVFAETFGGVLSIVFSPNGKLLAMGDTNGEIRLYQVADGKQVLAFQGHTNWVPSLAFSPDGSILASSSSDHTVKLWNANTGQCLQTLQEHKHEVWTVAFSPDANKLVSGSNDRTMKLWSVSTGECLKTFHGHTSWIVCAVFTLDGQILVSGSDDDMIKLWDINTGECLKILRGHSDGIRSLTISPDGQTIASSSDDQTVKLWDINTGECIKTLQGHLAAVWSVAINPQGTLIASGSLDHTVKLWDFHTGQCLRTLQGHSTLVFSVVFSPQGDLLASGSDDQMMKLWDVSTGQCLKTLSGYTSQFLSVAYSPDGQMLASGSDDQIVRLWNVDTGQVLQTLQGHFATVRSVAFCPSGQILASGSDDQTVRLWDVNTGQALQTVLKHPAVVWSVAFSLDGQMLASGSNDQKVRLWDVNTGQVLQTLQGHSAAVQSVVFSPQGMLMASGAWDQTVKIWDVNTGECKRTLEGHTNWVWSIAFSPNGELLASASYDGTVRLWNVSTGVCLQTFMVCENGLVKVVIFSRDGQVLATSSPDYTVKLWDVESGECQRTLYGHSAWIWSLAFSPDNQTLASSGADETIRLWDINTSNCLKILKAQKFYHGMNIRGVTGLTGATTATLKRLGAIA; this is encoded by the coding sequence ATGGTATTACAGAATTGGAGACGCAAGCGTGGTGTTGTACTTACTACTAGGGGTTTGCAAAAACTTCAGGATGCAAAACGTAAGTCAGAAGCAAAGGAAAATTTTGGCAATAGCTACACACTTGAAGACATTAGCTCACTTTCTGGGTTACATCCCAGTACAATCTCAAAAGTAATAAATCGAGAAGGAGGAGTCGATAAAAAGACTCTAGAAAAACTTTTTTTAGTTTTTAATTTACAAATAAACGAAAGTGATTATTTAAGTGCAAATAATCGTCTAGATTGGGGAGATGTTACGTTTTTACCAGTTTTTTATGGACGTAAAGAAGAACTACTAACACTAGAACAATGGATTCTGAATGAGCGTTGCCAATTCGTGGCATTGTTAGGCATGGGTGGTATTGGTAAAACTGCTCTTTCTGTAAAGCTGGCGCAACAGATTCAAGAAGACTTTGAGTATGTAATTTGGCGATCGCTCCGCGAAGCTCCACCAGTGAAAGCTATAATCACTCAACTACTGCAATTTCTCTCTGACGAGCAAGAAACAGAAGCTAACTTACCAGAAAGTTTAAGCGATCGCATATCACGGTTGATTGATTATCTCCGCAATCACCGCTGTCTGTTAATTCTGGATAATGCAGAATCCATTTTACGTTATGGCAGTCGAGCCGGAAAATATCGAGAAGGATATGAAGGTTATGGTGATTTGTTCAGGCGTTTAGGAGAAGCCACTCACCAAAGTTGTTTAATATTAACTAGCCGGGAAAAACCTCAAGAAGTCGCATTATTGGAAGGAGAAGCATCACCCGTTCACTCCTTACAATTAAGTGGCTTAAAGGTAGTGGAAGGCCAAGAAATTTTAAAAGTCAAAGGGTTATCAGCCGCCGAAGATGAATGGAAAGCCATGATTGAATCCTATGGCGGTAATCCATTGGCTTTAAAAATAGTGGCGACAACTATTGAAGATGTGTTTGCTGGGAATGTAACTGAGTTTTTACAACAAAATACAGTTGTTTTTGGTGATATTCGTGATATTTTAGACCAGCAGTTTGAGCGCTTATCAGATTTAGAAAAAGAAATCATGTACTGGTTAGCAATTAATTGTGAACCAGTGACGCTATCAGACTTGCGAGAGGATATTTTATCGCCAGTGCCACCACAGAAATCTCTAGAAGCTTTAGAATCTTTAGTCAGGCGATCGCTAGTAGAAAAAAGCACAGCAACTTTCACCCTACAGCCTGTAGTTATGGAATATGTAACTCAGGTATTAATAGAGCGAGCCTACGAAGAAATTATTACTGAGAATATTCAGCTTTTGAGATGCCATGCTCTGATGAAGGCAAATGCTAAAGATTACATCAGAGAAACTCAAATTCGCCTTATTCTCAAACCAGTGATTGATGGTTTGCTAACTGTATTAAGAAGCAAAAAAGGTATTGAAAACCAATTAACTAAACTTATAGTCAAGCTCAGAGCAGAATTCCCCCAAGAACCTGGTTATACAGGCGGAAATATTCTCAATTTGTTGTGTCAATTACAAACAGATTTAACAGGCTATGATTTCTCGCAATTGACAGTTTGGCAAGCAGACTTGCGGAATATCAAACTGCACAATGTTAATTTTCAAAACGCTGATTTAACCAAATCTGTCTTTGCTGAAACTTTTGGGGGCGTTTTGTCAATAGTCTTTAGCCCCAATGGCAAACTTTTGGCAATGGGCGATACTAATGGCGAGATTCGTTTATATCAAGTTGCAGATGGGAAGCAAGTTCTTGCCTTTCAAGGTCACACTAACTGGGTGCCATCACTTGCCTTTAGTCCTGATGGTAGTATTTTGGCAAGCAGTAGTAGCGACCACACTGTGAAGTTATGGAATGCAAATACTGGTCAATGCCTTCAAACTTTACAAGAACACAAACACGAAGTGTGGACAGTTGCCTTTAGCCCAGATGCTAACAAACTAGTAAGTGGTAGTAATGACCGCACAATGAAATTATGGAGTGTTAGCACTGGGGAATGCCTCAAAACTTTCCACGGACATACAAGTTGGATAGTCTGTGCAGTTTTCACTCTGGATGGTCAAATCCTGGTGAGTGGCAGTGATGACGACATGATTAAATTGTGGGATATTAACACTGGTGAATGTCTCAAAATTTTACGGGGACATAGTGATGGCATACGTTCACTGACTATCAGTCCTGATGGACAGACAATAGCTAGTAGCAGTGATGACCAGACAGTGAAGTTATGGGACATCAACACTGGTGAATGTATTAAAACTCTACAAGGGCATCTTGCTGCCGTTTGGTCAGTTGCTATTAATCCTCAAGGCACTCTCATCGCTAGTGGTAGCTTAGACCACACAGTAAAATTATGGGATTTTCATACTGGTCAATGCCTGAGAACCCTTCAAGGACATTCAACTTTAGTATTTTCTGTCGTTTTTAGTCCCCAAGGAGACCTTTTGGCCAGCGGGAGTGACGACCAAATGATGAAGTTATGGGATGTTAGTACTGGTCAATGTCTTAAAACTCTCAGCGGCTATACCAGTCAATTTCTGTCAGTTGCTTACAGTCCCGATGGTCAAATGTTGGCGAGTGGTAGTGATGATCAAATAGTCAGGCTGTGGAATGTAGATACGGGTCAAGTTTTGCAAACTCTCCAAGGACATTTTGCGACTGTTCGATCAGTTGCCTTTTGTCCTAGTGGTCAGATTTTAGCTAGTGGTAGTGATGATCAAACAGTGCGGTTGTGGGATGTCAATACTGGTCAAGCCTTGCAAACTGTATTGAAACACCCTGCTGTAGTCTGGTCGGTTGCCTTTAGTTTGGATGGTCAGATGTTGGCAAGTGGTAGCAACGACCAAAAAGTGCGGCTGTGGGATGTCAATACTGGTCAAGTCTTGCAAACTCTTCAAGGACATAGTGCTGCTGTCCAGTCAGTTGTCTTCAGCCCTCAAGGAATGCTGATGGCCAGTGGTGCTTGGGATCAAACAGTCAAGATATGGGATGTCAACACTGGTGAGTGCAAACGAACTTTAGAGGGACATACAAATTGGGTATGGTCAATCGCTTTTAGTCCCAATGGTGAACTATTAGCAAGTGCGAGTTATGATGGCACAGTTCGGTTATGGAATGTTAGTACAGGTGTTTGTCTCCAAACTTTCATGGTTTGTGAAAATGGTCTTGTCAAAGTAGTTATCTTTAGTCGAGATGGTCAGGTTTTAGCTACTAGCAGTCCCGATTACACAGTTAAGTTATGGGATGTTGAATCAGGTGAATGTCAAAGAACACTATATGGACATTCAGCTTGGATATGGTCGCTCGCCTTTAGCCCAGATAATCAAACTTTAGCCAGCAGTGGTGCTGATGAGACAATACGACTTTGGGATATCAACACGAGCAATTGTTTAAAAATTTTGAAAGCTCAGAAATTTTATCACGGGATGAATATTAGAGGAGTCACAGGTTTAACAGGTGCAACTACTGCTACTCTCAAAAGATTAGGAGCAATTGCTTAG
- a CDS encoding FHA domain-containing protein codes for MIVCPNCNHPNPNGAVQCEACYTPLPATSNCPNCGATVQADAAFCGQCGFNLHSAAAPAAVAATVAPEIPVQAPPLVTPDPLLDLLQPDALGINQQPVAVPPTSVAAESTPPSPPPTVAPEPVAVEAAIPSPPPEPEPAPAPEPELETAPAPAAPAGVSRTQLQQVTARVVHIQSDREIELPQSLSVIHIGKPNDRIPPDIDVSGFSNSEIVSRIHADIRVEGDAYYVEDVGSSNGTYINNLPLLPGNRHRLRPGDRISLGKGDLVTFIFQLT; via the coding sequence ATGATCGTCTGCCCGAATTGCAATCATCCCAATCCCAACGGCGCTGTCCAGTGTGAAGCTTGCTATACGCCTTTACCAGCGACTAGTAACTGTCCCAACTGCGGAGCAACGGTACAGGCTGATGCTGCTTTCTGCGGTCAATGTGGCTTTAATCTCCACTCCGCTGCTGCACCTGCTGCTGTTGCTGCTACAGTTGCTCCCGAAATTCCTGTACAAGCACCACCATTAGTTACACCAGATCCACTATTAGATCTATTACAACCAGATGCTTTAGGAATTAACCAACAGCCTGTAGCTGTACCACCAACATCTGTAGCAGCCGAAAGCACACCCCCATCTCCACCACCAACCGTTGCACCTGAACCAGTAGCTGTTGAGGCTGCCATTCCTAGCCCACCGCCAGAACCAGAACCCGCACCAGCACCGGAACCAGAGCTAGAAACGGCTCCCGCACCAGCGGCTCCCGCCGGTGTTTCGAGAACTCAATTACAACAAGTTACCGCGCGAGTGGTGCATATTCAAAGCGATCGCGAAATTGAATTACCCCAAAGTCTCTCGGTAATTCACATTGGCAAGCCCAATGACCGTATTCCTCCTGATATCGATGTTTCAGGATTTAGTAATTCGGAAATTGTCTCTCGGATACACGCTGATATTCGCGTTGAGGGAGATGCTTACTATGTAGAAGATGTCGGTAGTTCCAATGGCACTTATATTAACAACTTGCCATTATTACCAGGTAACAGACACCGTCTCCGCCCAGGCGATCGCATCAGCCTCGGTAAAGGTGATTTGGTAACATTTATCTTTCAACTAACCTAA